The DNA region ATCGCGCTCGCGTCAGCCCCATTTGGTGTGCTCGAGAACAACCAGTTCTTCCTACCAATGACCAGCGGTTTAATTGCGCGTTCAGCACGGTTATTGTCTATCGATAAGTGACCATCATCGATATAGCGAATAAGCTTCGGCCATTGCCCAAGCGTATATTTAATCGCTTTACCCAGTGAGCTAGACCCTATCACTTGTTGAGTCGTCATCCACTCATACAACTCATCCAGTATCGGCTTGGCATGCTGTTGACGTTCTGCTTTTCGTTTCTGCGCAGATACTCCTTTTAAGCGAGATTCTATCCCATAGAGCTTCTGGATTTTAGCCAGTGCTTTACCAGACTTACCTTTGCCTTGAAGCTTCTTCGCATCCATGAACTTACGCCGAGCATGGGCTAAACAACCAACATTGGTCACTTGGCTAAGACCATCATAAGCCCTATAACCATCCGTTTGTAGATAACCGCCATAGTCACCCAAAAAAGTCGCAGGGCACGCCCTCGCGCGACTGTTTTGATAGTCGTACAAGACTATGTTTTTTACATTCGGTAGTACAGCTTGTGGCGAGTCCGCGCCCGAGCAGTAGAGCCACATGTAACACTGTTTATCTTCTTTAAGCACATTAAGTGGGGTTTCATCAGCTTGAATGACCACTTGTTTAAGTAACTGCTCTTTCAAGGCGGCATACAGTGGAATGAACTTCTCACTGACTTGGATAACCCATCTTGCCATAGTGGTACGTGATAGCTCGATACCCGACTGAGTAAACAGAGATTCTTGGCGGTAAAGTGGCATTGCGTATTGGTATTTACCAAGGATGATATTAGCCAACAAACTTTCTGTTGCGAAGCTTTTAGGGATAATGCTCTGCGGTGCTGGCTTTTGAACGATACGGCTAGTGTCGCTTGTTTTTTCACATTCGCGGCAAGCATATTTAGGACGAACGTATTCCAGTACTTTGAGTACCGCTGGCGTGAACTCTAATTTCTCGCTGCGGTCTTCACCGATTTTATGAAGGTCATGATTGCAGCAAGCGCACTGCTTTTCATGGTCGTCTATATCGAGTTCGATAATCTCACGAGGTAACGTCTTTGGAAGTGGCTTGCGTTTACCACGTTTCTTCGTTGTGGTGGTGGTCGTCACCTCAACTTCTTCTTCCTTAGCAGCTTCACATTCCACTTCGTTAAAAAGGTCACCTTGTGATTCATCGTAAGGTTTTAACGCCTCCGAGCGTTTCGCGAACTGGCGGTCGAAGGCAAGTTTAAGTTGCTCAAGTAGAGATTGACGCTCTTGTTTCCAGTCATTTTTCTCCGACATCAGTGCGGCTACCATCGCTTGTAGCTCGGCAATATCTTGACTTTCCGGGTTGATATTTGGTGTCTTTTTCATGGCATTAATTATACTAAAACCGTGCCGTTAACGCTTGGTATATAAGGCTTTTTTATCGCTTAAGTCATTGTAAAATCGTTTATTTTGACGGGTTTATGGCCGATAATAGTGAAGCCAGAAAGCAGTCTATCAAGCTCGAATTGGGTCAGGGTAAACACTTCATTTTTCTCTTTTGCAGGCCACTTATACTTGGCTTTCTCAAGGCGTTTATACCAAAGGGCGAAGCCTGTTTTATCCCAATACAAGACTTTGATTTTATCGCGCTGTTTATTGGTGAACAGGAACAGTGCGCCACTTCCTAAAGGTAAGTCGGTGTCACTTTCGATAATTGCAGCAAGACCGTTGATGGACTTTCTAAAATCGACGCTTTCACGATATAGATAAATCTCTGGAGCGCTGAGCATGTGTTTCATGATAAGGCACCGATAAGCTCTGCAAGATAGGCCGCTGGCGTACCTTGCGGAATGCTCAGCTCAACATCATTGACGAGAAGAGTCATATTAGCGGTAGCTATTTGAGCTTGATACTTCGTTGTTTTCTCGATGACTTCAGCCCGAACAAAGCCTTGAGATACGTCAGTCTTATTGAATTGCTGGCGCTTAGCATAAAATGTGGAGGGGTTGAGTTCATTGATCTTACAAAATGCTAGTGTAGATAATGAACTCGATTCAGATTGCTCGATAAGCGTTTGCCATTCTT from Vibrio rarus includes:
- the tnpB gene encoding IS66 family insertion sequence element accessory protein TnpB (TnpB, as the term is used for proteins encoded by IS66 family insertion elements, is considered an accessory protein, since TnpC, encoded by a neighboring gene, is a DDE family transposase.), whose product is MKHMLSAPEIYLYRESVDFRKSINGLAAIIESDTDLPLGSGALFLFTNKQRDKIKVLYWDKTGFALWYKRLEKAKYKWPAKEKNEVFTLTQFELDRLLSGFTIIGHKPVKINDFTMT
- the tnpA gene encoding IS66 family insertion sequence element accessory protein TnpA: MAKRRTKQEWQTLIEQSESSSLSTLAFCKINELNPSTFYAKRQQFNKTDVSQGFVRAEVIEKTTKYQAQIATANMTLLVNDVELSIPQGTPAAYLAELIGALS
- the tnpC gene encoding IS66 family transposase — protein: MKKTPNINPESQDIAELQAMVAALMSEKNDWKQERQSLLEQLKLAFDRQFAKRSEALKPYDESQGDLFNEVECEAAKEEEVEVTTTTTTKKRGKRKPLPKTLPREIIELDIDDHEKQCACCNHDLHKIGEDRSEKLEFTPAVLKVLEYVRPKYACRECEKTSDTSRIVQKPAPQSIIPKSFATESLLANIILGKYQYAMPLYRQESLFTQSGIELSRTTMARWVIQVSEKFIPLYAALKEQLLKQVVIQADETPLNVLKEDKQCYMWLYCSGADSPQAVLPNVKNIVLYDYQNSRARACPATFLGDYGGYLQTDGYRAYDGLSQVTNVGCLAHARRKFMDAKKLQGKGKSGKALAKIQKLYGIESRLKGVSAQKRKAERQQHAKPILDELYEWMTTQQVIGSSSLGKAIKYTLGQWPKLIRYIDDGHLSIDNNRAERAIKPLVIGRKNWLFSSTPNGADASAMLYSIVETAKVNGLILYDYLVKCMQALAKAEPNIDALLPWNFKH